One Antedon mediterranea chromosome 1, ecAntMedi1.1, whole genome shotgun sequence genomic window, ACATAGATAAGTAAAGGTATTTATTCTGGTCCTCAAGCCTATATTGGTGATCTCATGTTGTATACTGTAAGCCTTCAAGATGTTACCTGATATTTGTGCCAGTGACAGTAATTGTTGGTCTGCTTTGCCAATTAACTCCTCATATTCTTGTTCTAACCTTCGATACCTTAAATCATGATCATAAAATGAGAAACCTCCATTGGTTCTTAATAACTGCAGAGAAACCATAATGAAAATCGTTTAACAATCGATAGATTACTCTTGAAATGGAGCATTAAAGCTCTTACTCTTTTGCACTTTTTAAGTTCACACAAGGCAGTGGTGAACTTACAAATTATAGTCCATATTCAAGGATCATATGCTAATATGACTGTTTgcaattttatacatttttaagcgtggttcccactagaacacaaTGCAAAGTAATGCAGCGACATATCGACGCAAAGTgtgtgggaaccgacgacgcaacattgctgcaaacatcgctacAGGAAATAAAATCAGTTCAATTTCACGCAACAACGCAAAGGCAAAAGAACACGGGAAAACATAGTACAGCGCGTACTCAAAAGTATGCAGGTTAACCATGCTAACGTTGACGTGCAAcaagcaggtttgatttcacgcaggcgagggaaaacacaattattggaagggcatttccTTATGTTGTGTCGGTTGCGTTgtgttgctagtgggaaccaagctttatataCCTTTGTGTTTACACGATCAAGGAAATACTGACATTCAGGTGTCTGCTCTGATCTTGACATGACCTCTAACACTTTGTTTATAAGACGCTCATGAGCATTGAAGGTTTTTCGGAAATGCGATGGAAACTTTAATTTTGATCTGAAAAATATGAATACTTTATATCGTTTATTCATTTCCAAATTATGATGCTTGCTTATAAAAATAATCCTAGATTCAATGATCGGTTTATATTTGAATCATTAAAGGTGATGTGCTTtggttaaatttattatttgttgatTCTTACCCAtctgtttttaataaaaatggtaCCTCCTCTTCTTCCTCCGTTTCATCAACTTCACCTCTTTTGTCACTTAATTGAGGTGTTAAATTCTTGGCAGAATTTTCTGATTTCACATCAGATTTCAGATGAGGCTTGGACCTGCAATCACTCAATCTAGGGTTTTTCGCATCATCAATATCTGTGTTTGTGACATCATTACTTATGCTGTTTGTAGCATCAGTCTTTGTGCTGCTTACATCATCAACATCTGTGCTTCTGACATCATCAGTGTGATTCTGACTGGAACTTGCAttactttttaacatttttctagCAAGTATCTATAAAACAAAGGAAAACATAATTTGTAAACATGTATACAATTTGCACCTAGTTAAAATGATTAAAGGATGGGGGAAATATTTTTATCACAAATGAAAATGAGTGTTTTATTACCTGAACATTTTGAGCAGTCCTGTTTCCTCTTGTTGAATGCTGTCTCTTAGAAGCACTATTTCTCGTCCTCTCATTGGCTGATTTTACTGTTGGATGTTGCCTGTTTGCGTTAGCAGAACCAATCTTCTTTCTCTCATTGGCTGATGCTGACAAAGCTTTCTGAGAATAACTACTTGTAACCTTTGAACTTGGACGTTTACTATATCTACCTATTTCAGAAGCTGATGTTGAATATTGTTTCCTAGTAACTGGAGGAATTTTAACCAATGGTTTACTTTTTGATTGTTTTGTTTGAGTTATTGCTGCCTTCTTTGCTCCTTCTTTTACCGTTacttttctttcctttttttctGAAGTTCCTTTTTTATGAATTCCAGAAAGTGAGATTGTGGATGTATCGCTAATTAATTTAGTGAGGTCTGATTGACTGATTACCCCAGTTTGTGATGTTTCATGAGCAGCACTCTGAACTCTATTCTTACGGTCTTGTTTATCATTGCTTTCTTTCTGTCTGGCATTAGGGGGTGTATCTTGTGATTTACCCACACATTTCTTGTTTTTTGGTTGAACAGCCTGAACAAAATGatgtaatacattatttcaGAACCCAACAACAGgaaatgtgtttatatttataacattacATTGTGATACATTACCTTAGCAAGAACATCCCTGGCTGCTTGTGCTTTAGTCAACATTTCTTCAACCTCATTCAACATCTGTGTTTCAATTTTATCTTTCTTCTTCTCTTTCACATCTTCCTTTTTATCATCCCTGGCTTTATCATTCTTTCCAGTTTCTGtacttttcttctttttagGCCATGGTTTCAGTAGCTCCTTGCATTGTTGAATGACCTGTgattcaaattcttttttttctttagcaAGAGTGTATATACCAACTAGGTAATCTAACACCCTAAAAGAATTCATAGACAAATTCATCTGAAATTGttgtattatacagtaatattttaactaaattaatctaggcctagtagtaaccTCTATAGTATGGcctctattaattattatgactagtttagtaattgtcggcgcaacggtaaaataaaacaactactaaatgtataAAGTAAGTACTGCGGTAAAAGCTATGTGGTAGGTCTGCTACACTAGTATTGTGCGACTATTAGTATTAGATAACAATGAGGCTTGTTGGATATATTAgagaacaataattaataataatatgaatacagGTGATTGTGTGGCgctaacaaaaatatttacaaaagaacttttattatttttaaataatatttattattaatttctaatatattattactaggcctaggcctacagtacttaCTACTGACTGAAAGTAGGCTCAACTACAAAGATACTAGGCTagaggcctataggcctagtagactAGCCAGGGTAGTCCTTCTTAGTCTTACAGCCAAGAAGTCCTACCCAGATACATACATTCTACTACACTCGCCATTTTGACTAGGCCTAGAGCTATAAACATGTTACATTTTACCGACAGGAGGGGGGTAGGCTAGGCAGCCGGCTGAACGCAGCctctcttttttattttaggcctacctagctagcctactgCAATAAAAACGGGGAGACCTGGGGATAGGCTAGCTAGCATATCCTTCTAGGTTCGATAGTAGTCTAGTGAACAAACGTAATATACATTTACGATCAAATAAATCCTAATCAACTAGGTTATTTACCCAGACAGTTGATTGAACGTCCCGCTACTGGGCGCAGCCATCTTGTTCTTACCAATAATAATATGACGTAACACAAAATTGACCAATCGAAATAAACCTTTCATTCAGGGTGCAAAGGTCATACGCGTTCGAAGTTTTATACTGTAGAGTGTACCTGTGAGCGCGCATGGAGaaataatataacttatttCACCATGCTGTGTAATTGAATGCTTTACACTAGatattagtatatattatatataaactatATCTATATAGGTCTAGCAGGACATACAGTAGTgaatttaatatacagtaattagttTTATGTAAAGCCATATTGCATTATTAAGTCACAACTATCAATGGTAATTGCAAGTAAGTTTTGCAAACGAACaaagaataaaaaacaaaattgtactttttaattatttttattttgaatgctACTTGCATTTAAAACAGGATGACATTATCAAAACCTGTACTAACTggattaaacatttaaaaataattttgttgttgttgtattATTGTTGACTTTGGTTATCagttatgtatattttttctttcatgGTTCTAAATATATTAGAAATGATGTATAGTATTAGTTGTTCCAGTTTATGCAGTCCAGTCCTTGGTGACGGCACCACCCCAGTCAGTTGAAGGGGCTGGATTAGCCCAGTCCTGAGTGGCTGCGGGATCAGCAGCAGCCCAATCTTGAGATGGTGCTGGCTTGGATTTATCAGCAGCGGCCGGGGCGGCAGTTGCAGACCAGTCATCAGCTACGGGTTCGCCTGTAGACCAGTCACCAGTGGTTGCCGCACCAAATGGTGTTGGCATCATGCCGCTGGCAGCAACAGGAGCAGCTGGATCAGCGCCCCACTGTGGAGAGAATAGTACTATTAACAACAACGAAGACACTTCAGAAATATGCTTTTCAACAAGCTGTTATAAATCGAAAGCAAGTAGGCATATCATGGGTTGTTACAACACATTTTTAGAACATGTTTGACATCTAAAAATGTATCATGGTAAATACCTATGCATGATGTCGCACAAAGATTATTCAATGTTTCTGGCTTTTCAGCACAACCAGACCACTATTTTCTAGCCTGGCTGCTTCCTATTAAACCAGATGGGTTTACTCTTTGCCCGCTACTGGCATCTCATCTTCATCATTAACTGATGAGCGGATGTGGCGAGTGGGCAATAATATTGCAACATTAacgaaaaaatttaaattatacttATTCTTACTTCCTCTACAGCAGGCTGAATAGTGTCTGGCTGTCCACCCCACTGTTCCTGGTATCCAACATTGACAGAAGGCTCCTCTTTAGCTTGAGCCCTCTCGCGGGCATCTTGTTCATCCTTCTCAgcctattaaaaaaacacaattataagTTGTTTGGTACTACTTCAGTTGAAAAAGAACAAAACTAATGTGCAGTGTTTCTGGCTTTTCAGCACAACCAGACCACTGTTTTCTAGCCTGGCTGCTTCCTATTAAACCAGATGGGTTTATTCTTTGCCTGCTACTGGCATCTCATCTTCATCATTAACTGATGAGCGGATGTGGCGAGTGGGCAAAACAAGTTCAACATTGGTAAAGTTTATTTAATTGAACTAGAGTGGCTATAAAGTTTTGGATGCTTCAAGTTCCATTGGTAGATACTTACATCTTCTGGATCACGGTAAAAGTACAGATCAGGCATAATCTCCCACTGAATTTCACGACTAATGGTTCCACGGAGACGGAGCACTTCACGAGCAAGCATCCACCACATCAGGCCGATAGAATGGATACCCTGGAGGAACAAATTTAACATAAATATGCGATACCTTAGAAGTACAAACATTCTATTATTGAGTAAACATACTAAATAGAATGGATACACTAGGTGAAGATACCTCAATGAGCAATTAAGATgctattttgttttgtaaaaaatgaaatttgcaTATCTTAATTATTGTTTCTGGCTTTTCAGCACAACCAGACCACTGTTTTCTAGCCTGGCTGCTTCCTATTAAACCAGATGGGTTTATTCTTTGCCCGCTACTGGCATCTCATCTTCATCATTAACTGATGAGCGGATGTGGCGAGTGGGCAAATTTGTgtaatatttctgtttttcttactgaaaaacaactcTGTCATAAACAAATTAAGTAATTTTACCTTATTGTTACACGGAATGGCAATATCAATGTGACGTAATGGAGCATCAGTGTTGCAGAGAGCAATAACTGGTATATTCACATACGACGCTTCGATTATCGGTTGGTGATCGGTGCGAGGGTCGGTCACGACCAAAAGACGTGGCTCACGGAATGCAGATTGAATCTGATTGGTGAATGTACCAGGAGTGAAACGCCCAGCAACTGGCGTGCTTCCAGTTGCCATAGCGAATTTCAACACAGCTCGCTGAAAATTAATTTAAGAAAGAAAATTAATCATTTTCAATTACACTAGTTAgcgattttttttaatgcactgccagtttactttttttaaactagaaCACTTAGATGCACGTTTTCTAGCCAACAAAAATACCTTGAATCAGCCTTGTGTAGTACAATAGACAAAACCACTCTTAGGTCAGTGTATCAGCAAATATctattaaatttaaaagcatGTTTCTGGCTTTTCAGCACAACCAGACCACTGTTTGTAGCCTGGCTGCTTCCTATTAAACCAGATGGGTTTATTCTTTGCCCGCTACTGGCAtctcatcttcatcatcaactGATGAGCGGATGTGGCGAGTGggcataaattattttttatgtttcattACTTTGTACATCTAAATATACACTTTCTATAAGCATACCTGGCCATATGGACGAGCTGAAATGACACAAACATCAGCTGGGTTCTCTACTGCCACGATGGCTCTAGCTGCTAGTAGGAGCTTCTCCCAGGTGCGACGAAGATTAACAATGTAACCCCctaaaatgataaacaatacaattttatattacaGACCAAAAATGTTATTCCATCTTGAGTAAAAGTTGTTATTGTTAGCACAGCCAGTATGAATCAAAactttaaatagaaaaataacaaGAGGGAAAATTTACCATCGCTCTTTCTTTTGTAGATGTACTGCATCATCTGAAAATCAACATTTTGTGCTCCAATATGAACACCAGAAGCAAGGAATTTGGTAACATCATCCTCTTTGAGGGATAGAATATCATGATTTCCGGACATTTTTTATTGTCGATCGTTAAAGTTACGGGGATCAACCTGaaaagtacagtagtagttttaaaatttattcCAGAAACCTACACTACATACAGTTATacctataattatattttaatcggcatatattatatattatgcatatttattaatgatgtattgtcctccaaaaaacatgaagaagattaataaaatcagactttgaataggccattttgcagctTTAATAAAGTTTCCATtcaaaaatgagaaaaaataacattttaacttataaaaagacaagataaacggttaaattcaaccaaaaaccaattggctccagtcaatttgactagagtattttttgcttttaagtTTCAGTTTTTTAATGACATATTTTTGGTTGGTAACTAAAAGTGAAtaatatgtaacattaaaaatgcattattattcaataattttttaacaatatttttgcAGGAAAATACACCTTTATTAATTACACAATCCATGTGGCACAATATTATAATGaactaaaattaattatcttttttgtatattgcattatttattattattagtgtgcTGGACTGCTGAAAAAAAACTTAAGCACTTGGTCGGCTCATAACTTCATCCAGCAAGTCACTTGGTCTAGGCCTCGCCTACTACCGTATTGTGGCGAGTAGGCTACCTACTCGCACCACCACATAATTGACGATTATTTTCACCCGACACGTCACACATGGCATGTCTGGCCTagaaactttattaaaattaacgTTTTAAAACTCCAATTTTCAACCTAATTTATGACTACATAGTTTCTTAAACACTTATTGCTTATAATGTTTTAGGAAAGAAtgaatatttcttttaaaaattaacaaatatcaTCAGTTTTGTCAGTGCCAACCTACAGAGTTGTAACGCCAAATGGAGATCGTGAAGAAAGGCCGAACATCGTGCTCGTGTTCAGAAAGTCGAGCGGGAAAAGAATTGCcagatattttatataatttatctacccaatatttttcaattttcaaaaATACATTGGTACATATCTCTACCAAAAGAGATTCCAGTCACTCTTGACTGCTTCGACTACACGCAAAAAATGAACAATAATATTTCCTATCTTTGGTCATTCTGATTTAGTCTGTTAGTTGTTCATCAATCAGTTATAAATAGACATGGTCATTCACTCAATTAGGAAGGTAAATGACAATGTACTGGACGACGAGTCAAGGAGTAAGAATACTTGGACAAGTgtatgattttaaacaaaacacCACAAACTGCTAGTTTCAATTACCATAATAAAATAACTGACCACAATGTTTAAACAATAGTTTTATTGTAAGGATTTCCACTCTATAATATATTTACCGTACTTCATCAGAATTGCAACGTGAGAAACTAAAAAAATCTATCTAGATTCCCGCCAATTAAATCTTAAATACCAATCAGCCCTTAAATTATTATAtcacattatttattttctttaaataatatttttataatcaaaaatttataatgtacacattttaatgttgaaaattaaccatttataatattatatattcagTTTGTCAGCATTTgcttaaaaaattgtatttactaaaataatactAAGGTAAATCTTAAATTAGAAATAATCTGATTTTATACAGATAAcagacaatttataaaatataaaacagaactataaaatatattagaTTAAGAAAAACCTGTAATAGAAACTTGGTAAATAATTTGGCTTGTAGGGTGGGTTAAAGGGAGAATATCCAGAGAGAAAATGAAGCAAAGGAGATCTGcttaaaaacattataaaacaataaaaaatgtactACTACTTCTTGTACATTTCTCTGAAGTTGATGATATAAAATACCAATACATATACCCCTTTCTTTAGAGTGGGTTACAGATTATTACATAAGgagaataataataagtttCTATTACAGGTTTTACAGTAAATTATAATACAGAGCATTAACATAATATTTCTTTAATACAATAACTAAATCCCAACCACCAGCAGCATTCAGAAACCCCAACCAACAGAGGGCAGAACCCCCAAGCAACAGAGGGCGGTAGATTACACAAAACTAATTATatgaaatttataaaacaaCTGGGCGTCATACTGACATGATTGatgatttttcatttaaattacatactgtacatatactgtACTAGAGCTATACTTGAAGATAAGctcaaattataaaataaaatatgtaataaatcTTCTTTAAAAGAATTCCAAACATCATTTTTATAACTTATTTAAAACAACACCatactaaaatatgaataataaaatataaacatgaatGTGTAGGTTACTTGAGGTCACCTAGATCTGTATCCAATTCTTTTGTATCAAGTTCTTGAAAGCTgctgaaataaaaagaattatcattataaaaataaattgttctacAAAAAGAGGCAAAATCGTCCTTAAAGCTCaagtacaggcatgaattttaaaataatatttggttaattctacataaatcaaatatgtgCAAACATATATCgtgacaaaaaaacatgaatttcgcttaaaatggtaaaatacaaaatttggaaaaattctgctataaaaactttataactttttttttcagtagttactggttaggtagtttaaccaaacctaatgtaataacataaatatacataaaaatcgaagttgaataaaaacacCAGAAACGTAAAAGTTATATTACAGTACTACCTATATTAAgccatctgataacattttttaccacatagtttatttttcatagtattttgaaaatgcctctctattcacaacatttgtgtacaaagaaatagagattttactgtgtaatttgaactatcccctcactgataagaaagtgcttattatCAACAAGATCATGGAACACAAAT contains:
- the LOC140048089 gene encoding uncharacterized protein, whose translation is MKGLFRLVNFVLRHIIIGKNKMAAPSSGTFNQLSGVLDYLVGIYTLAKEKKEFESQVIQQCKELLKPWPKKKKSTETGKNDKARDDKKEDVKEKKKDKIETQMLNEVEEMLTKAQAARDVLAKAVQPKNKKCVGKSQDTPPNARQKESNDKQDRKNRVQSAAHETSQTGVISQSDLTKLISDTSTISLSGIHKKGTSEKKERKVTVKEGAKKAAITQTKQSKSKPLVKIPPVTRKQYSTSASEIGRYSKRPSSKVTSSYSQKALSASANERKKIGSANANRQHPTVKSANERTRNSASKRQHSTRGNRTAQNVQILARKMLKSNASSSQNHTDDVRSTDVDDVSSTKTDATNSISNDVTNTDIDDAKNPRLSDCRSKPHLKSDVKSENSAKNLTPQLSDKRGEVDETEEEEEVPFLLKTDGSKLKFPSHFRKTFNAHERLINKVLEVMSRSEQTPECQYFLDRVNTKLLRTNGGFSFYDHDLRYRRLEQEYEELIGKADQQLLSLAQISDESNWQDLYRIKVTMEAIHNRSQQLLTEIKDFEQQEAKYCEITEAMKLKTAVKNDTSSKLPSTFFLSPDNQDVLDDIYPQSILPVRIEYSKLNELQRLVGLQLELQILEVEEQTQKLLAAEFLPLLSEMDKNDPRFVQCYRLTYGLLCHRGEQFPTMIVDDIGETESTCDDDDDGY
- the LOC140062780 gene encoding small ribosomal subunit protein uS2-like, with the protein product MSGNHDILSLKEDDVTKFLASGVHIGAQNVDFQMMQYIYKRKSDGGYIVNLRRTWEKLLLAARAIVAVENPADVCVISARPYGQRAVLKFAMATGSTPVAGRFTPGTFTNQIQSAFREPRLLVVTDPRTDHQPIIEASYVNIPVIALCNTDAPLRHIDIAIPCNNKGIHSIGLMWWMLAREVLRLRGTISREIQWEIMPDLYFYRDPEDAEKDEQDARERAQAKEEPSVNVGYQEQWGGQPDTIQPAVEEWGADPAAPVAASGMMPTPFGAATTGDWSTGEPVADDWSATAAPAAADKSKPAPSQDWAAADPAATQDWANPAPSTDWGGAVTKDWTA